Proteins co-encoded in one Candidatus Pelagibacter sp. RS40 genomic window:
- a CDS encoding Lrp/AsnC family transcriptional regulator has translation MDEVDKKIVKILKNNSKTTLQNISEKINLSIAPTARRINQLEENNIIKNYSINIDETSLGYKFPAFIFISLEKQQSKNFDKFEKKILNFPEVVECWLMTGAKDYLIRIAVKDVEEFEEFLTKKLTVIDGVSSVETSIPLRRVKSEYSRVE, from the coding sequence ATGGATGAAGTTGATAAAAAGATTGTAAAAATACTTAAAAATAACAGCAAAACTACACTTCAAAATATTAGTGAGAAAATAAATTTAAGTATTGCTCCTACCGCAAGAAGAATAAACCAATTAGAAGAAAATAATATAATTAAAAATTATTCAATAAATATTGATGAAACTTCACTTGGTTACAAATTTCCTGCATTTATATTTATAAGCTTAGAAAAACAACAATCAAAAAATTTTGATAAATTTGAGAAAAAAATTTTAAATTTTCCTGAAGTTGTTGAATGTTGGTTAATGACAGGTGCTAAGGATTACTTAATTAGAATTGCGGTTAAAGACGTTGAGGAATTTGAGGAATTTTTAACAAAAAAACTTACTGTAATAGATGGTGTTTCTTCAGTTGAAACCTCCATACCTTTACGTAGAGTTAAATCAGAATACTCACGAGTAGAATAA
- a CDS encoding dihydrodipicolinate synthase family protein, translating to MNKSKSFDPIWVPIISQYQNTKELELDEKLIQKHINWLDPHVKQFLVCGTTGDGWNLTDKLILNWLDILNDNSLIKKDNKILFGAFGKTTEDVLRRADIIERYLVKNGSSAGFFGLTLCAPVNENIKQKEIISHFKRIIENTHLPISIYQLPQVVKCKIEPETLKILKDNFQDRIQLFKDTSGEDDVVNSGINFNDLIFLRGAEENYFDHLKPNGKYDGFLLSSANCFGKILREIYNNVAKGNFKDAEKMSEELSDIIRISFSEGQKLDFGNPFSNVNKAFAHVLINKDNLSCKTCFDRNIPNEFLNDIFLLLSKYNLRKSL from the coding sequence ATGAATAAATCTAAATCATTTGATCCAATCTGGGTTCCAATTATTTCTCAATATCAAAACACAAAAGAATTAGAACTAGATGAAAAGCTTATTCAAAAACATATCAATTGGTTAGACCCACATGTAAAACAATTCTTGGTATGCGGTACTACAGGAGATGGATGGAATTTAACTGATAAATTAATTTTAAATTGGTTAGATATATTAAATGATAACTCTTTAATCAAAAAAGATAACAAAATATTATTTGGAGCATTTGGAAAAACAACAGAAGATGTTCTAAGACGTGCAGATATCATAGAAAGATATCTAGTTAAAAATGGATCATCTGCAGGTTTTTTTGGATTAACTTTATGTGCTCCCGTTAACGAAAACATCAAACAAAAAGAAATTATTTCACATTTTAAGCGTATCATTGAAAATACACATTTACCAATTTCTATCTATCAATTACCTCAAGTAGTAAAATGTAAAATTGAACCTGAAACTTTAAAAATATTAAAAGATAATTTTCAAGATAGAATTCAATTATTTAAGGATACTAGTGGTGAAGATGATGTTGTGAATTCTGGAATTAATTTTAATGATTTAATATTTTTAAGAGGAGCAGAAGAAAATTATTTTGATCATTTAAAACCTAATGGGAAATATGATGGATTTTTATTAAGCTCAGCAAATTGTTTTGGTAAAATTTTAAGAGAAATTTATAATAATGTTGCAAAGGGTAATTTTAAAGATGCAGAAAAAATGTCTGAAGAACTAAGCGATATAATTAGAATTTCATTCTCAGAAGGTCAAAAACTAGATTTTGGAAACCCTTTTTCTAATGTAAATAAAGCATTTGCTCATGTCTTAATTAATAAAGATAATCTTAGTTGCAAAACATGTTTTGACAGAAATATACCTAATGAATTTTTAAATGATATATTTCTATTGCTATCTAAATATAACTTAAGAAAATCCTTATAG
- a CDS encoding YajQ family cyclic di-GMP-binding protein yields the protein MPSFDVISKINYQEFDNALANCLREIGNRYDFKGLHITIERKEKNVTTLAPDELKLKQVNELLQTHLIRRKVDPRVFDIKSSEGASGGAIRQTSELKEGISQENAKKIIADIKKKKLKIQIKIQGEELRVDGKKKDELQEAITAIKAIDIGLPIDFVNFRE from the coding sequence ATGCCCTCTTTTGATGTGATAAGTAAAATAAACTACCAAGAGTTTGACAACGCTCTTGCTAACTGTTTAAGAGAAATTGGAAATCGCTATGACTTTAAAGGGCTTCATATAACAATAGAGAGAAAGGAAAAAAATGTGACCACTCTTGCGCCTGATGAGCTCAAATTAAAGCAAGTAAATGAATTATTACAAACTCATCTTATAAGGCGAAAAGTAGATCCAAGAGTATTTGATATTAAAAGTTCTGAAGGCGCATCTGGAGGAGCAATAAGACAAACAAGTGAGTTAAAAGAAGGAATTAGTCAAGAAAATGCAAAAAAAATTATTGCCGATATAAAAAAAAAGAAACTTAAAATCCAAATAAAAATACAAGGAGAAGAATTAAGAGTAGATGGCAAAAAAAAAGATGAGCTTCAAGAAGCAATTACTGCAATAAAAGCAATAGATATTGGCCTTCCTATAGATTTTGTTAATTTTAGAGAATAA
- a CDS encoding serine/threonine protein kinase, whose protein sequence is MSDKVIVNSWNEWDPLKHVIVGRADGTCIPAPEPALDAKVPEDSDMRGQFGPRTKDTVDKANELLDNFSSMLEKRGIKVDRPTPLDFNQPTSTPDWKAETMFGCMPPRDVLLTVGNEILEATMSYRCRWFEYLCYRPLLKQYYNEDPNMRHESAPKPRLTDEDYRKDYLSDKIGVQKRLEWTEQKYFVTTEEEPLFDAADILRFGKDLVVQHGFTTNLKGIDWIKRHYKDHRVHAVNFPGDPYPIHIDATFTPIKEGLIINNPQRRLPKDQRKLFEDNGWEIVDSAQPAHNEPPPLCYSSTWLSMNVLVLDPKTVCVEKSEVYQAEQLDKLGMEVVPVELRDAYAFGGGIHCCTADVYREGTLKDYFPKQ, encoded by the coding sequence ATGTCAGATAAAGTAATTGTAAATAGTTGGAATGAATGGGATCCATTAAAACATGTAATAGTTGGACGTGCTGATGGGACTTGTATTCCTGCTCCCGAACCAGCTTTAGATGCAAAAGTACCTGAAGATAGCGATATGAGAGGTCAGTTTGGCCCAAGAACAAAAGATACGGTTGATAAAGCAAATGAACTTTTGGATAATTTTTCATCCATGCTAGAAAAGCGAGGAATTAAAGTTGATAGACCAACGCCTTTGGACTTTAATCAACCTACTTCAACACCAGATTGGAAGGCTGAAACAATGTTTGGATGTATGCCGCCAAGAGATGTTTTGCTTACAGTTGGGAATGAAATTTTAGAAGCTACAATGAGTTATAGATGTAGATGGTTTGAATACCTTTGCTACAGACCTTTATTAAAACAGTATTATAATGAAGATCCAAACATGAGACATGAGTCAGCTCCAAAACCAAGATTAACAGATGAAGACTATAGAAAAGATTATTTATCAGATAAAATCGGAGTACAAAAAAGACTTGAGTGGACTGAGCAAAAGTATTTTGTAACAACAGAAGAAGAACCATTGTTTGATGCAGCTGATATTTTAAGATTTGGAAAAGACTTAGTCGTTCAACATGGTTTTACAACAAATCTAAAAGGAATTGATTGGATTAAAAGACATTATAAAGATCATAGAGTTCATGCAGTAAATTTTCCAGGCGATCCTTATCCAATCCATATTGATGCAACTTTCACACCAATTAAAGAAGGATTAATTATAAATAACCCTCAAAGAAGATTGCCTAAAGATCAAAGAAAATTATTTGAGGATAATGGATGGGAAATCGTAGATAGCGCACAACCAGCTCATAATGAACCACCTCCACTGTGTTATTCTTCAACTTGGCTATCCATGAATGTACTTGTCCTTGATCCAAAAACTGTTTGTGTAGAGAAAAGTGAAGTTTATCAAGCTGAACAATTAGATAAATTAGGTATGGAAGTTGTACCTGTCGAGCTTAGAGATGCCTATGCGTTCGGAGGAGGTATTCATTGTTGTACTGCAGATGTATACAGAGAGGGAACATTAAAAGATTATTTTCCTAAACAATAA
- a CDS encoding threonine aldolase family protein, with protein MATIKTKRDRVKFASDNVTGACPEVLDAILKANDGDRTPYGNDDLSKSLQDKFSEIFEKEVIVFPTSSGTAANALALSTMTPSFGNIYCHRLSHINVDECGAPEFYTGGAKLVNLNGIDGKITAEELNNSISGKGIVHHTQPSSVSITQLCETGEAYNLDEIKNISEVTHKHKLNIHMDGARFANALVSLNCSPAEMTWKSGIDVLSFGATKNGCLAAEAIIFFKPELVGNLPFLMKRAGHLLSKMSFVSAQLDAYISNDVWIKNAKHANAMGKKLSQGLEQHKNIKIAYPTDANEVFVKMPKDIIDQLNSEGYTINDDEWDGNAVRLVTAWNTDPTEVDTFLNYIKS; from the coding sequence ATGGCAACAATTAAAACAAAAAGAGATAGAGTAAAGTTTGCATCCGATAATGTTACGGGAGCATGTCCAGAAGTATTAGATGCTATTTTAAAAGCTAATGATGGAGATAGAACGCCTTATGGCAATGATGATCTCTCAAAGAGTTTACAAGATAAATTTTCAGAAATATTTGAAAAAGAAGTAATTGTTTTTCCAACATCCTCAGGGACGGCAGCCAATGCACTTGCGTTATCTACAATGACACCTTCATTTGGAAATATTTATTGTCATAGACTTTCACATATCAATGTTGATGAGTGTGGGGCTCCAGAGTTTTATACAGGTGGAGCAAAGTTAGTAAATCTTAATGGAATAGATGGAAAAATTACAGCTGAAGAACTTAACAATTCAATAAGTGGAAAAGGAATTGTCCATCATACACAACCCTCATCTGTAAGTATTACACAACTATGTGAAACAGGAGAAGCTTATAATTTAGATGAAATTAAAAATATTTCTGAAGTAACTCATAAACATAAACTTAATATACACATGGATGGAGCTAGATTTGCTAATGCTTTAGTCTCATTAAATTGCAGTCCAGCAGAAATGACATGGAAATCAGGTATTGATGTACTTTCATTTGGAGCAACAAAAAATGGATGTTTAGCAGCAGAGGCAATAATTTTTTTTAAACCAGAATTAGTTGGTAACTTACCATTTTTAATGAAAAGAGCGGGGCATTTACTATCGAAAATGAGTTTTGTTTCAGCACAATTAGATGCATATATTTCAAATGATGTTTGGATAAAAAACGCCAAACACGCGAATGCAATGGGAAAAAAACTAAGCCAAGGTTTAGAACAGCATAAAAATATAAAAATTGCATATCCAACAGATGCTAATGAGGTATTTGTAAAAATGCCTAAAGATATAATTGATCAACTTAATTCAGAAGGCTACACAATAAACGACGATGAGTGGGATGGTAATGCGGTTAGATTAGTAACAGCATGGAACACAGATCCAACTGAAGTTGATACTTTTTTAAACTATATTAAATCTTAG
- a CDS encoding aminopeptidase P family protein produces MERPDFFELNNGEKVKLPFSDKEYKNRVSKLRDVMSNNNMDMVILTSMHNIAYYTGFIYCSFGRPYGCVVTKDKIVTISANIDASQPWRRSHCNNVIYTDWKRDNFLRAIVSIIGRDDPPKTIGIENDHVTLDIKEKLNSIFSIAIFKDISKHLMKQRMIKSDEEISIIKNGARIADLGAEEIVKHIKPGQSELEIAIAGRDKMEREIAKSYPDAEYMDTWVWFQSGINTDGAHNPKTNRALKNGDILSLNTFPMISGYYTALERTLFVNEIDDASLKAWEANVKVHKRGLELIKPGVKCSEICEELNNLFAELGYLQYRTFGYGHSFGMLSHFYGREAGVELREDIDTILEKNMVISMEPMIMIPEGKPGAGGYREHDILVIKEDGAENITKFPFGPDHNIIKN; encoded by the coding sequence ATGGAAAGACCAGATTTTTTTGAATTGAATAATGGTGAAAAAGTAAAACTTCCCTTTTCAGATAAAGAGTACAAAAATAGAGTATCAAAACTTAGAGATGTTATGTCAAATAATAACATGGATATGGTAATTCTAACCTCGATGCATAACATTGCATATTATACAGGGTTTATTTATTGTTCATTTGGAAGACCATATGGATGTGTAGTAACAAAAGATAAAATAGTAACAATTTCTGCAAATATTGATGCAAGTCAACCTTGGAGAAGATCACATTGTAATAACGTAATCTATACTGATTGGAAAAGAGATAATTTTTTAAGAGCTATTGTATCTATAATTGGAAGAGATGATCCTCCAAAAACAATTGGAATTGAAAATGATCATGTAACTTTAGATATAAAAGAAAAATTAAACTCGATCTTTAGCATTGCTATTTTTAAAGATATTTCAAAGCATTTAATGAAACAAAGAATGATTAAATCAGATGAAGAGATTTCAATAATTAAAAATGGTGCCCGTATTGCTGATTTAGGTGCTGAGGAAATTGTAAAACACATAAAACCTGGTCAATCAGAATTAGAGATTGCAATAGCAGGGAGAGATAAAATGGAGAGAGAAATAGCAAAGTCTTATCCTGATGCAGAATATATGGATACTTGGGTTTGGTTTCAGTCAGGCATTAATACAGATGGAGCGCATAATCCAAAAACAAATAGAGCATTAAAAAATGGAGATATATTATCTTTAAATACTTTTCCAATGATCTCAGGTTACTATACTGCTTTAGAGCGAACATTGTTTGTCAATGAAATTGATGATGCATCTTTAAAAGCTTGGGAAGCAAATGTAAAAGTTCATAAACGTGGATTAGAATTAATCAAACCAGGGGTAAAGTGTTCTGAAATTTGTGAGGAGTTAAATAATTTATTTGCTGAATTAGGTTATCTTCAATATCGAACGTTTGGCTATGGTCATTCATTTGGAATGCTCTCACATTTTTATGGAAGAGAGGCGGGGGTGGAACTTAGAGAAGATATTGATACTATTCTTGAAAAAAACATGGTGATATCAATGGAACCTATGATTATGATCCCAGAGGGAAAGCCTGGTGCAGGTGGCTATAGAGAGCACGACATTTTAGTGATCAAAGAGGATGGAGCTGAAAATATCACTAAATTTCCGTTTGGACCTGATCATAATATTATAAAAAATTAA
- a CDS encoding D-2-hydroxyacid dehydrogenase, whose translation MTKDKIKIHIRNNHWKKGSLPCDLEGEKNSSVTKDLFESKLSKYPGIKDKISYLIDWDDDNWKSSMKDADILLAWNFPTKGLSKIAPKLKWIHIVSAGVNHLSPFNWVKKDLVLTNSRGIQAKKAGEFGLMSILMLQNQMTRIITNQKQKDYVTLLSNPIENKHVVVVGTGSLGGSMIKHISSLGANVTGVNRRGRNVDGCSKVIKFDKIDKVLPDADFLYLAVPETNETKGMINKKRLDALKHTCGIVNIGRQSVMDYEHLRKKLTKNEISGAILDVFSEEPIKRNSKFWNTPNLVITPHISSDSKGKYIEMVLEKFLTNLKLFIDKKDLINQVDPDLGY comes from the coding sequence ATGACTAAAGATAAAATTAAAATTCATATAAGAAATAATCATTGGAAAAAAGGATCTTTGCCTTGTGACTTAGAAGGTGAAAAAAATAGCAGTGTCACAAAAGATTTGTTTGAAAGTAAATTAAGCAAGTATCCTGGAATAAAAGATAAAATTTCATATTTAATTGACTGGGATGATGATAATTGGAAATCCTCAATGAAAGATGCCGATATCCTACTTGCATGGAATTTTCCAACAAAAGGTTTAAGTAAAATTGCACCTAAATTAAAATGGATTCACATTGTATCAGCTGGAGTTAATCATCTCTCTCCATTTAATTGGGTTAAAAAAGATTTAGTTTTAACTAATAGTAGAGGAATACAAGCAAAAAAAGCTGGTGAATTTGGATTAATGAGTATTTTGATGCTTCAAAACCAAATGACAAGAATAATTACTAATCAAAAACAAAAAGACTATGTCACTTTATTAAGTAACCCAATTGAAAATAAACATGTTGTAGTAGTTGGAACTGGTTCATTAGGAGGCTCAATGATTAAACATATCAGTTCACTTGGAGCAAATGTAACCGGTGTTAATAGACGAGGTAGAAATGTTGATGGATGTTCAAAAGTTATTAAATTTGATAAAATTGATAAAGTTTTGCCTGATGCTGATTTTCTTTATTTAGCAGTTCCCGAAACTAATGAAACAAAAGGAATGATAAACAAAAAAAGGTTAGATGCTTTAAAACACACTTGTGGAATTGTTAACATTGGACGTCAATCTGTAATGGATTATGAGCATTTAAGAAAAAAATTAACAAAAAATGAAATTTCTGGAGCTATTTTAGATGTTTTTTCAGAGGAACCTATAAAAAGAAATTCCAAATTTTGGAATACTCCTAATTTAGTAATAACACCTCATATATCTTCAGATAGCAAAGGAAAGTACATTGAAATGGTTTTAGAAAAGTTTTTAACTAACTTAAAATTATTTATTGATAAAAAAGATTTAATTAATCAAGTAGATCCTGATCTAGGATACTAA
- a CDS encoding ion transporter codes for MNKYLYNLKESRIFQFVVISIIILNAITIGVNTYDLNELTKQAINYLDYSITIFFVIEISIRFIGEPKKLDFFKSGWNVFDTLIVFISLIPIPNNSSFLLLRLLRVFRVLRIISVVPELKKIIEALLSSVKRVFYVGLLLFIILYIYATLGSILFNTDIPERWGDVGVAMITLFQVLTLSSWEQVMLPLQDIYWWAWIYFFSFIIICGITMLNLLIAILVDVVINQKKL; via the coding sequence ATGAACAAGTATTTATACAATCTTAAAGAAAGTAGAATTTTTCAATTTGTTGTAATTTCAATTATCATTCTAAATGCAATAACAATTGGAGTTAATACTTACGATTTAAACGAGTTAACTAAACAAGCAATAAATTATTTAGATTATTCAATTACAATATTTTTTGTTATTGAAATTTCAATTCGTTTTATCGGAGAGCCAAAAAAATTAGATTTTTTTAAAAGTGGATGGAATGTATTTGATACTTTAATTGTATTTATTTCATTAATTCCTATACCTAATAATTCTAGCTTTTTACTATTGAGATTATTAAGGGTATTTAGAGTTCTTAGAATTATTTCTGTTGTCCCTGAACTTAAGAAAATAATAGAAGCTTTATTATCCTCAGTTAAGAGAGTTTTTTATGTGGGATTATTATTGTTTATTATTCTTTATATTTACGCAACATTAGGATCAATTTTATTTAATACAGATATACCTGAGAGATGGGGTGATGTTGGGGTTGCAATGATTACATTATTTCAAGTTTTAACTCTTTCTAGTTGGGAACAGGTGATGCTTCCATTGCAAGATATTTATTGGTGGGCATGGATTTACTTCTTTAGCTTCATCATAATTTGTGGAATTACTATGCTTAATTTATTAATTGCGATATTAGTAGACGTAGTCATTAACCAAAAAAAGCTCTAA